In a genomic window of Dermochelys coriacea isolate rDerCor1 chromosome 11, rDerCor1.pri.v4, whole genome shotgun sequence:
- the S100B gene encoding protein S100-B — protein sequence MSALEKAMIAIIEAFHQYSGKEGDKHKLKKSELKELINNELPHFLGEIKDQETVDKVMETLDADGDAECDFQEFVAFIAMVTSACHEFFEHE from the exons ATGTCTGCTCTGGAAAAGGCCATGATTGCCATCATTGAAGCTTTCCACCAGTACTCGGGAAAGGAGGGAGACAAACACAAGCTGAAGAAATCTGAATTAAAAGAGCTCATTAACAATGAGCTCCCCCATTTTTTAGGC GAAATTAAAGATCAGGAGACAGTGGATAAGGTGATGGAGACACTGGATGCCGACGGTGACGCTGAATGCGACTTCCAGGAATTTGTAGCCTTCATTGCCATGGTCACTTCTGCTTGTCATGAGTTCTTTGAACATGAGTGA